A segment of the Candidatus Methylacidithermus pantelleriae genome:
AATCACTGATTCCAGGCGCCTGGACGAAATTGTTCGTTCGCTAAGAGAAGCACTTTCTTTATAAGTTTACGGCGGAGCGGTTTCTCAGCGGTCGGCCACTGAGGGGAAGACAAGCCGGTTCCCTCTTGTTGGGAAGTTTCCCAGGAAACTCGCTTGCTCGCAAGAACGCAAAAGAAACTTTAAGAAAAGCTTGTGGAAAAGCAAAAGCCTTCCTCCTTTCCTTTTTCCATAAAAACAGCCGATCTAATCGAGCTTTTTAAACCCACTCGTGCCATCCGGTTCTTTCTCAAAGCCGCGATCGAACAATCTCAGGCCAGTAGTGGCTCTTTTATTTTGTTTAACCCCAACACCGGCCTTCTTGATATTGAGGCTTCCATCGGCCTTCGCAAAGGGGCCCGGCGAGTCAAACTCAAGCTCGGCCAAGGAATCACAGGATGGGTAGCCACGACGGGCGAACCGCTGCGCGTAGACGACGTGCGTCTCGACCGGCGGTACGTGTGTGTTGACCCTCGAGTCCGCTCAGAGCTTGCAGTTCCCGTGGAATGGCAGGGATCGGTGATTGGTGTCCTCAATGTCGACAGTCATCGAGTCAATCATTTTACCGAGGAGCACCAAAGGGATCTTATTTCACTTGCTGAGGAGGCGGCTCGGTGGCTGGCGTTCGCTTGGGAGATCCAACGACTCCGGCGTCGAGGAGAACAGCTCACAGGTCTGCTAGGGATTGGGAGGACTCTGGTTTCCGAAAGCAACTTGGACGCGGTTTTGCAGGGGGTTGTTCGTCATGCCTGCCGCCTGGTCCAAGCCAAAGCCAGTTCTCTTTCCTTTTGGGATTCCGAAAAGCAAGAGCTTGTCTTACGATCAAGTTTTGGCACCAGTAAAGAGTTCCTGCACAAATCCCCGATTCGCCCTGGAGAGTCGCTTATGGATCTGGCGATTCAAAGGGGACGAGCTGTGGCCTTATTCCATCTTCCAGATGACCCTTATCTCTACTACACGGAACGGGGTAAGGAAGAAGGTTTTGCTAGTTTGCTCGCGGTTCCCCTGGTTTTTGCCAAGAAATTCCTGGGTGTACTGGCGGTCTACACGGGGGTTCCGCACCGGTTTTCAACGGAAGAAATCCGGCTTCTTCAGATGCTGGCCGATCTTTCTTCGGTTGCGATCCAAAAGGCCCAGCTATGGGAGCGTCTTATGGAAACCGAAGAGGCCCTGCGACAAAGTGAACGCCTTTCTGCATTGGGGCTTCTAGCTGCAGAAGTAGCCCACGAGATCCGAAATCCCCTGGCTGTCATGCAACTTCTTTTCCATAGCTTGGTCCAATCGGCGAAGCTCGAAGGCCATGCGCAAAAGGATGCGGTGATTATTGGGGAGAAAATGCGGCAGATGAACCGCATCTTGGATCAGGTCCTTCATTTAGGCCGCTCTGCGGAACCGGCGCCCGAATGGGTAGACGTTTCCCAAATGCTGGAGGATATCCTGCTTTTGGTCCGCGCAAAAGCCCAAAAACAAGGGATAAGCGTCCGGAAGAAAATCACTCCCGGTTTGCCTCCGCTCCTCGCAGACCGTGCCCAGCTAGAGCAAGCCCTGTTGAATCTGGTTTTAAACGCGTTGGAAGCCATGCCAGGAGGTGGGACGCTTTGGCTTGAAGCGCAGCCTTACACCCACCGGGGAACTCGGTATCTGGCTTTGGGGGTGGGTGACACCGGCCCGGGACTGAGCCGGGAACAAAAAGAAGATCTTTTTACCCTTTTTCGGACCTCAAAGCCCGGGGGGACGGGGATTGGGCTTGCGATTGTCCGGAGGATTGTGGAGAATCACCGCGGAAAAGTCCTCGTACAATCCCGCAAGGGGAGGGGAACCCGGTTTCGCCTCTTGATTCCGTCGGACCCATTGGAGGTGAGCTAGGAGGCACTTTTGACTTGTGTTGGGAACCATTTTCACCCATCGTTTTTTTGGAAAAAGTACATCTACGTTTCCTTTCCTTTAAGGGAAAGGGTTTCCTGTTGCGGCCCCATCATCTAGCTGGTTAGGATACGGCCCTCTCAAGGCCGGAGCACGGGTTCGAATCCCGTTGGGGCTGCCAAAAGCAGTTTTTACACGAAACAAAAGGACGACCAGGTGATCCGTGTAGGAATTGGATATGATGTGCATCGCCTGGTCTCTGGCCGGCCGCTTATCCTGGGAGGAGTAAACATCCCTAGCGCCAGGGGGCTCGAAGGCCATTCCGATGCCGATTGCTTGATCCACGCCATTTGCGATGCACTTCTCGGGGCCGTTGGAGAAAGGGATATCGGGTTTTACTTTTCAAACCGGGATTCGCAGTGGAAGGACGCTCCAAGCCGCATTTTTCTCGAAAAAGTTGTCGCTCAGCTAGCGAAGCTTGGGGCCAAGGTAGTCAACATCGACGCTACGATTGTTGCAGAAGAGCCCCACTTGTCTCCCTATATCCCCCAAATCAAGACCTCCATTGCCCAGATAATGGATATCTCCATCGGCCAGATAGGAGTCAAAGCAACGACCCAGGAAGGAATGGGGTTTTTGGGACGAGGAGAAGGGATCGCCGTTTGGGCGGTCGCTGCTGTTGAACTTAGAGAAACCCCTTGCTAGCCAAACTTCCTCGGTTAGGCTCGCATACATGCTGCCGCCTTGGCCCTTTTTTGTTCGCCAGGTGCCTACTTGGCTTTGGCTCGTCGTAGCGCTTCTTCTTGGTACTTGGTCCCCTCTGTGGTGCAGGGAAGGGGACGCTCGTATCTTTGTTTCGACGGAAAACGATGGGGTTTGGATTTTTTCTTACCCAAAGTTTGAATTGGTCGGCAAAGTAGCCCTAGAAGGGCGACACCCCAGAGGAATCGCTCTTACACCCGACGGGCGTTACCTGATTACGGCCAATCGAACAACTGGAGACCTTGCGATTATCAATCCCAAGACCCTCCAAGTGGAACGGTCGCTTGCGGTGGGTCGCAATCCCGAATTCGTCAAAGTGCACCCTTCCGGTCACTGGATTGTTGCTTCCTACGAGCCATCCATATCCCCTGCCCCGAAGGGGAAACCTCAAGAAACCATACTTCCACGAGCTCATATTCTGGTTTGGGAAGTCGGGAGCTGGAAACAGGTAGCGGATCTCGCAGCGGGTTTGGAGACGGAAGGAATCGAGTTTTCATCCGACGGGCATCAGCTGGTCGTGACCAATGAGGGGGATAGTACGATCGGGGTTTACCACTTTCCGTCGGGTCGGCTTATACGCATGGTGGATTTGAAACCCTACGGATTTCGACCTCGAGGGATCCGGCGCTCGCCGCAGGCCTCGCAGTACGCCGTTTCACTAGAGAACTCTTCAAAAGTTTTGCTTTTGAATAGTAAAACGTTTCAGGTGGAAAGAGAGCTCTCCACGGAAGCTGGCCCTTACGGGGTAGCATGGGATCCGCAAGGGAAATTTCTCATTGTCGCGGCGGCTCGTGCTGGGAAGTTGCAGGTTTTTGACCCGCAAACAGGCAAGCTTGTAACTTCCGTTCCGGTCGGGCAACGAGGGTGGCACTTTTCCTTTACCCCGGACGGCCAAGCCATCGTGGTTGCCTGTGGCCGTTCCCAGGACCTTCATGTAGTAGCAACCGGGTCATGGAAAGTAATTCAGGTGATTCCCGATCTTCCTGTTCCCTGGGGAATCGTGACTCTACCCCTTTCGGCAGGGAGTCTCGGACTTCCGTAAAAAATCCGTGATTTTTTCAGGGTGAGTGAGTTAGCCTTTTAGGCGGTCTCTCATGGGTATCCGATATCGAAGGATTCTGGAATTTTTTCTCCTTTTGTTTGGGCTTCTCTTGCTTCACACTGATCCGGGGTGGGCAATGAAACTTTCTTCTCCTTCGTTCTCCGATGGAGGACCTCTCCCATCCTCGAGCGCCTATCGCAAAGAAAACCGGCGACCGGAACTCCACGTGGCAGACGTTCCTCCTGGAACGGCTTCCTTGGCTCTCATCATGGACG
Coding sequences within it:
- a CDS encoding GAF domain-containing protein, whose protein sequence is MEKQKPSSFPFSIKTADLIELFKPTRAIRFFLKAAIEQSQASSGSFILFNPNTGLLDIEASIGLRKGARRVKLKLGQGITGWVATTGEPLRVDDVRLDRRYVCVDPRVRSELAVPVEWQGSVIGVLNVDSHRVNHFTEEHQRDLISLAEEAARWLAFAWEIQRLRRRGEQLTGLLGIGRTLVSESNLDAVLQGVVRHACRLVQAKASSLSFWDSEKQELVLRSSFGTSKEFLHKSPIRPGESLMDLAIQRGRAVALFHLPDDPYLYYTERGKEEGFASLLAVPLVFAKKFLGVLAVYTGVPHRFSTEEIRLLQMLADLSSVAIQKAQLWERLMETEEALRQSERLSALGLLAAEVAHEIRNPLAVMQLLFHSLVQSAKLEGHAQKDAVIIGEKMRQMNRILDQVLHLGRSAEPAPEWVDVSQMLEDILLLVRAKAQKQGISVRKKITPGLPPLLADRAQLEQALLNLVLNALEAMPGGGTLWLEAQPYTHRGTRYLALGVGDTGPGLSREQKEDLFTLFRTSKPGGTGIGLAIVRRIVENHRGKVLVQSRKGRGTRFRLLIPSDPLEVS
- the ispF gene encoding 2-C-methyl-D-erythritol 2,4-cyclodiphosphate synthase, whose protein sequence is MIRVGIGYDVHRLVSGRPLILGGVNIPSARGLEGHSDADCLIHAICDALLGAVGERDIGFYFSNRDSQWKDAPSRIFLEKVVAQLAKLGAKVVNIDATIVAEEPHLSPYIPQIKTSIAQIMDISIGQIGVKATTQEGMGFLGRGEGIAVWAVAAVELRETPC
- a CDS encoding beta-propeller fold lactonase family protein, whose amino-acid sequence is MPTWLWLVVALLLGTWSPLWCREGDARIFVSTENDGVWIFSYPKFELVGKVALEGRHPRGIALTPDGRYLITANRTTGDLAIINPKTLQVERSLAVGRNPEFVKVHPSGHWIVASYEPSISPAPKGKPQETILPRAHILVWEVGSWKQVADLAAGLETEGIEFSSDGHQLVVTNEGDSTIGVYHFPSGRLIRMVDLKPYGFRPRGIRRSPQASQYAVSLENSSKVLLLNSKTFQVERELSTEAGPYGVAWDPQGKFLIVAAARAGKLQVFDPQTGKLVTSVPVGQRGWHFSFTPDGQAIVVACGRSQDLHVVATGSWKVIQVIPDLPVPWGIVTLPLSAGSLGLP